The genomic window CGTAGAACCCGGCCTGGGCCTGGAGAAGCAGGGGAAGCAGCAGGAGGGCCGGCACACGCATGGCATCACGATCGTCGGAGCTTGGATGCCGCCCGGGACGCTCAGGGTACGAAGGCGAACTGCAGATCGCTGAAGGTGAGGTTCGGCGTGCCCCACATGTCCCAGCCCTGCCAGCCGGTGGCGCCGGTGGTGGTGAACTGGGCGTAGCCGTCGGGGAAGAAGGTCGTGTTGGCGAACCCCTTGTCCCGGCCCTTGCGCATGGGGAAGGCGGAGAAGGACGTGTCCGCGGCACAGGCCAGGACCAGGTTGTAGGCGACGCCCGTATTGAGCACGTGGCTGAGGGGGAAGGTGGCGGTGACCCAGGTGGGGACGCCCTGGGGGAACAGGGCGGCGGGGAGGGCGGCCTGGTCCACGAGGGTGCCGTCCGCCTCCTCCACCCGCACCGTCAAGGGGCCGGAGCCGCTGGTTCGGCTGAGGCGCACGTTGACCTTGCTGAAGTCCCGGCTGGGCCCGGTGACCTTGAAGGTCTCCCGCACGGAGGCTGCCCCGGAAATGGACTTGGGGTTGGTGGACCACACTTCCATGTAGCCGTTGCCCTGGCTGCCGGTGGTGTAGTCCAGCTCCAGCGTGGGGGTGTAGCCCTGCCGGACCCTCCAGGCGCCCCCGGCGGGCTTGAAGAGCACCGCGAAGGTGGCGTCGCTGGTGACGGGCTGCATGGGCGCGGTCTGGGCGTTGGTGTAGAGGGTGTCCAGGGAGATGTAGTTGGCGACGGGATCCTGGTCGATGTTCGTGAACACCAGATGGTAGAGGCCCCCGCCGGTGAGGGCCACCGGGTTGGGGAAGGTGAGCTTCGGGTAGAAGTTGTTCTGGGGGATGATATTTCCGTACGAGGTGGAGGCCAGCGCAGGCCCGGTGGGCAGGTGGGCGCCGGTCCCGTCGTCGGCCAGGAGGTCCACCCGCACCGTGCCGCCCAGGCCCGCGTTGTAGCCGGATTTCGTGGACGACCAGATGAAGAAGATGCGGAAGCCCTCCAGGGGCGTGGTGTGCTTGGCCTGGAAGCGGTAGCTCACCACGTTGGCGCTGGGCCCGCCCACGACCGTGTTGGCCAGGGAGTCGGCGCTGAAGCCCGAACCGTAGAAGAACGGCGTGACGGGCATGACGGGCACCACCGGCACGGTCTGGGTGGTGGTGGTCGCCACCCCCGCCAGGGTGACGGTGCAGGCAAGGGCGACCACGCCGGAGGCCGGGGCGTTGTAGTAGACCGCGGCGTTCGTCGCCACGCCGGGGAGGGTCCCGTTTCCCACCGACCACAGGTAGGTGGCGCCGGGCTGGGTCGGGACGAAGGCCTGGATCTGGGTCATGCCCGCGGATACCAGGGCCGGGGTGCGGATGGTGCCGGTGTCGGCCACCGTCGGGCCTAGGGTCACCGGGGCGGGCGCGGTCACCTGGGGGTTGGCGGCCTTGGGGGTGCTTGTGCCCTGGGCGGACTGCCCCGAACAGCCAAGGGCCACAAGGCTCGTGGTGAACAGAACGGTGTTGAGCGTTTTCATGGGCGCACCTCCTCCAGGGCCCCGCCGGAACGGCGGCGGGCCGAATCGCAAACCAGTCCGTGGTTCCCTCGGTCGCCTCACCCGGCAGGGTTGGGCTATCGGGAAGGAGCAAGGGCGGTGCCAGCCTGGCAGAGAATGGTTTGTCCTTTAATTGCAGTGTTTAAATATTCGTCTCCCATCGACGATTCCCGATCCTGGATCCGGAATCCAGAATCGGGACAGGCGAACGCCATCCGGATGGGCGGAGTGAAGGGGAAATCAGCAGGATGCTTGCCGGGCGGGCGAAATCGCTCCGGCTCCGGGAACCCTGGACCCGGGAGACCCTCGCGGCACGGGCAGGCCTGACCAGCGCCTCCTTGAAGCGGTTCGAAACCACCGGATCCGCCTCCCTGGACCTGGTCCTGAAGGTGGCGTTCGCCCTGGGCCGCCTCGAGGATTTCGCCGGGGCGCCGCGGCCTTCCGACCCCGCCAGCCTTGCCGACCTGGAGGCCCGCCAGGACCTTCAGCAGGGACCCGGGGAACTGGCGGCGGAAATCACCCGGACCCTGGGCTGATCAGCCCTTCCGCAGGCTCCTCCCAAGCACCGCCAGCACGTGGTCCACGTCGGCCTCCCCGAGGCGGTTGTGAAACGGAAGGGCCAGGGTGCGTCGCGCCAGGCGCTCGGTGACCGGGAGGGTCCCCGCCAGGTTCCCCAGGCGCTCGCGGATGTAGGGCTGGGTGTGGATGGGGGCGAAGTAGCCCCGGGCGGGGACGCCCTCGGCCGCCATGGCCTCGATGGTGCGGTCCCGGTCGAGGCCCTCGTCCAGGGTCACCACGTACACGAACCGGCTCACGCGGACGTGGGGCAGGATCCTGGGGGGCTGGACGCCGGGCACGCGGTGCAGGCGCTCGCCGTACATCGTCGCCACCCGCTCGCGGCGGGCCAGGATGTTCTCCAGGCGCGCCATCTGGCTCAGGCCCAGGCTGGCGCTCATCTCGTCCATGCGGTAGTTGTGGCCCAGGAGGCCGTGGTGGAGCCAGCCGGCGCCCTCCTCCCGCCCCTGGTTGGCCAGGCTGCGGCAGAGGGAGGCCAGGCGCGGGTCGGAGGTGACGACCATTCCCCCCTCCCCGGTGGTGATCTGCTTGTTGGGGTAGAACGCGAAGGCGCCGGCGGCGCCGAAGGAGCCCAGCCTGCGGCCCCGGTACTCGGCGCCCAGGGCCTCGCAGCAGTCGTCCACCAGGATCAGCCCGTGCCGGCGCGCCACCCGGGCCAGGCCGTCCCACTCGGCGGGATGGCCGAAGACGTCCACGGCCAGGATGGCCCGGGTGCGGGGGGTGACCCGGCGCTCCAGGTCGTCCACGTCCAGGTTGAAGGTGACGGGCTCCGCCTCGGCGAACACGGGCGTGGCGCCTTCGTAGAGAATGGCGTTGACCGAGGCGGCGAAGGTGAAGCTGGGCACCAGCACCTCGTCCCCAGGGCCCAGCCCCAGGGCCTTGATGACGAGGTGAAGGGCGGCGGTGCCCGAGCTCACCGCGACGGCGTGCGCCACCCCGGCGTAGGCGGCCACGGCCGCCTCGAAGGCGGAGGCCACGGGGCCCAGGGCGAGGCGCCCGCCGCGCAGGACCTCCACGACGGAGCGGATGTCGCTCTCGTCCAGGTCGGCGCTGGACATGGAGATTTCGGAAGTTCGGAGCATGGGATCCCTCCCCGTCAGGCGACGGTGCGAATGGTGACGAAGGCCTC from Geothrix sp. 21YS21S-2 includes these protein-coding regions:
- a CDS encoding helix-turn-helix transcriptional regulator, which encodes MLAGRAKSLRLREPWTRETLAARAGLTSASLKRFETTGSASLDLVLKVAFALGRLEDFAGAPRPSDPASLADLEARQDLQQGPGELAAEITRTLG
- a CDS encoding DegT/DnrJ/EryC1/StrS aminotransferase family protein, which encodes MLRTSEISMSSADLDESDIRSVVEVLRGGRLALGPVASAFEAAVAAYAGVAHAVAVSSGTAALHLVIKALGLGPGDEVLVPSFTFAASVNAILYEGATPVFAEAEPVTFNLDVDDLERRVTPRTRAILAVDVFGHPAEWDGLARVARRHGLILVDDCCEALGAEYRGRRLGSFGAAGAFAFYPNKQITTGEGGMVVTSDPRLASLCRSLANQGREEGAGWLHHGLLGHNYRMDEMSASLGLSQMARLENILARRERVATMYGERLHRVPGVQPPRILPHVRVSRFVYVVTLDEGLDRDRTIEAMAAEGVPARGYFAPIHTQPYIRERLGNLAGTLPVTERLARRTLALPFHNRLGEADVDHVLAVLGRSLRKG